One part of the Quercus lobata isolate SW786 chromosome 7, ValleyOak3.0 Primary Assembly, whole genome shotgun sequence genome encodes these proteins:
- the LOC115954224 gene encoding thaumatin-like protein 1, protein MMKTLALYGLTLAFFFLSGAHSARITFTNNCPYTVWPGTLTSDQKPQLSTTGFELASTASSAIDVQAPWKGRFWARTLCSTDSSGRFSCATAECSSGQVSCNGNGAVPPASLVEINIAADGGMDFYDVSLVDGFNLPVSVATQGGTGECKASSCPANVNAACPAELQVKGSDGSVIACKSACIAFNEPQYCCTGAYDKPETCPPTNYSQIFEQQCPQAYSYAYDDQNSTFTCSGAPNYVITFCP, encoded by the exons ATGATGAAAACTCTGGCACTTTACGGCCTCACCTTGGCCTTCTTTTTCCTATCTG GTGCTCACTCAGCTAGAATAACTTTCACAAACAACTGTCCATATACCGTTTGGCCGGGAACCTTAACTTCAGATCAAAAACCTCAATTATCAACTACTGGGTTTGAGTTAGCGTCTACAGCATCCTCAGCAATAGATGTCCAAGCTCCATGGAAAGGCCGATTCTGGGCCCGAACCCTATGCTCCACAGATAGCTCGGGAAGGTTCAGTTGCGCTACTGCAGAATGTAGCTCTGGTCAAGTTTCATGCAATGGTAACGGTGCAGTTCCGCCAGCTTCTTTGGTAGAAATCAACATAGCCGCCGATGGTGGAATGGACTTCTATGATGTTAGCCTTGTAGATGGATTCAACTTGCCTGTTTCAGTAGCCACACAAGGCGGAACTGGCGAATGCAAGGCCTCAAGCTGTCCAGCCAACGTGAACGCGGCTTGCCCAGCAGAGTTGCAAGTGAAAGGGTCTGATGGGAGCGTTATTGCTTGCAAGAGTGCATGTATCGCTTTTAATGAACCACAATATTGTTGCACTGGCGCATATGACAAGCCTGAAACATGTCCACCCACAAACTACTCTCAGATCTTTGAGCAGCAATGTCCTCAAGCTTATAGCTATGCTTATGACGATCAGAACAGCACATTTACTTGCTCTGGTGCACCCAACTACGTTATTACTTTCTGTCCATAA
- the LOC115954225 gene encoding thaumatin-like protein 1 yields the protein MKTLVLCGLTLAFFFLSGTHAASITFTNNCPYTVWPGTLTADQKPQLSTTGFELASTASMAIDVQAPWKGRFWARTLCSTDSSGRFSCATAECSSGQVSCNGNGAVPPASLVEINIADNGGMDYYDVSNVDGFNLPISVATQGGTGECMASSCPANVNAACPAELQVKGSDGNVIACKSACTAFNEPQYCCTGDYDKPETCPPTSYSQFFEQQCPQAYSYAYDDQNSTFTCSGAPNYVITFCP from the exons ATGAAAACTCTGGTACTCTGCGGCCTTACCTTGGCCTTCTTTTTTCTATCTG GTACTCACGCTGCTAGTATAACTTTCACAAACAACTGTCCATATACCGTCTGGCCAGGAACCTTAACTGCTGATCAAAAACCTCAATTATCAACTACTGGGTTTGAGTTAGCATCTACAGCATCCATGGCAATAGATGTCCAAGCTCCATGGAAAGGCCGGTTTTGGGCCCGAACCCTATGCTCCACAGACAGCTCGGGAAGGTTCAGTTGCGCTACTGCAGAATGCAGCTCTGGTCAGGTTTCATGCAATGGTAACGGTGCAGTTCCGCCAGCTTCTTTGGTAGAAATCAACATAGCTGACAATGGTGGAATGGACTATTACGATGTTAGCAATGTAGATGGGTTCAACTTGCCTATTTCAGTAGCCACACAAGGCGGAACTGGCGAATGCATGGCCTCAAGTTGTCCAGCCAACGTGAACGCGGCTTGCCCAGCAGAGCTGCAAGTGAAAGGGTCTGATGGGAACGTTATTGCTTGCAAGAGTGCATGTACCGCTTTCAATGAACCACAGTATTGTTGCACTGGCGATTATGACAAGCCTGAAACATGTCCACCCACAAGCTACTCTCAGTTCTTTGAGCAGCAATGTCCTCAAGCTTATAGCTATGCTTATGATGACCAGAACAGCACATTTACTTGCTCTGGTGCACCTAACTACGTTATCACTTTTTGTCCATGA